In Deltaproteobacteria bacterium, the sequence GGGCAACAGAGAAAAAAGCAAAGTAGTCAACAATGTCTCCTTCTTTCCTTCAAAGCATTTCATGTCAAAGGCACACACCCGCATGGATGATCTCCAGGGCATTCCGGGTATCGGTCCTCGCATGACGCGAGGCCTGAGGGATCTTGGCTTTCACCGCGTTGAAGACCTACGCAATCAGGACCCCGAGCGCATGTATAAAGATCTCTGTGAACTTCGCGGTACTCATATAGATAGGTGTGTCCTGTATGTATTTCGTTGTGCAGTGTACTATGTCAGTAATGCAAGACACGAACCGGAACTATTGAAGTGGGGGAGTTGGAAAGATAAAAAGAGATCGGCAAGCTAATATTGTGCTGCATCTGAGCTGCATTTTGCTGACGTTTATGGCTGCTTCCCTCATTTCTTATTCAAGCTTAAACCCCTTCTCAATAAAAAGCCTCAAGCAGGCATCTACCACCTCAGGATCATAAAGAACACCCCTATTCTGCGAGATTTCCTCTAATGCGCTATCTATCCCGTGAGCCGGTCGGTATGGGCGATGAGATGCCATGGCCTCAACAACATCAGCCACAGCTAAGATTCTTGCCTCTATGGTAATCTCTTCACCCGAAAGGCCTTGAGGATATCCAGAACCATCCATCCTCTCGTGATGTTGATGTACCATTTGGGCAATGGGCCATGAAAATTCTATGGTCTTCAGTATATCGTAACCGATCTGGGGGTGAGTTTTGATTATCTTGAATTCGATTTCGGTCAACCGCCCGGGCTTACTGAGAATTTCAGCAGGTATATATATCTTTCCAATATCATGGATAATTGCAGCCATGCGGATTCCCTCAACCTGTTCTCCTGAAAGGCCTATCTCTTTGGCTATGGCACAGGCAAGA encodes:
- a CDS encoding pathogenicity locus is translated as MSKAHTRMDDLQGIPGIGPRMTRGLRDLGFHRVEDLRNQDPERMYKDLCELRGTHIDRCVLYVFRCAVYYVSNARHEPELLKWGSWKDKKRSAS